In a single window of the Gossypium hirsutum isolate 1008001.06 chromosome A13, Gossypium_hirsutum_v2.1, whole genome shotgun sequence genome:
- the LOC107894230 gene encoding ras-related protein Rab7 → MPSRRRTLLKVIILGDSGVGKTSLMNQYVNKKFSNQYKATIGADFLTKEVQFEDKLFTLQIWDTAGQERFQSLGVAFYRGADCCVLVYDVNSMKSFENLNNWREEFLIQASPSDPENFPFVVLGNKIDVDGGNSRVVSEKKVRAWCASKGNIPYFETSAKEGVNVEEAFQCIAKNALKSGEEEEIYLPDTIDVVTSSNQPRSTGCEC, encoded by the exons ATGCCGTCTCGCCGTAGAACCCTCTTGAAGGTCATCATCCTCGGCGATAGCGG GGTAGGCAAGACGTCTTTGATGAATCA ATATGTGAATAAGAAGTTTAGCAATCAGTATAAGGCAACGATCGGGGCCGATTTCTTGACAAAGGAAGTGCAGTTTGAGGATAAGCTTTTCACCTTACAG ATCTGGGATACTGCCGGCCAGGAACGATTCCAAAGCCTAGGTGTTGCTTTCTACCGTGGCGCTGATTGCTGTGTTCTTGTATACGATGTCAACTCAATGAAATCATTTGAAAACCTTAACAATTGGAGAGAAGAGTTTCTTATtcag GCAAGCCCATCAGATCCAGAGAATTTCCCATTTGTTGTTTTGGGGAACAAAATCGATGTGGATGGTGGAAACAGTAGAGta GTGTCTGAGAAAAAGGTTCGAGCATGGTGTGCCTCAAAAGGAAATATCCCATACTTTGAGACATCTGCCAAGGAGGGAGTTAATGTGGAAGAAGCTTTTCAATGCATAGCAAAAAATGCCCTAAAGAGTGGGGAAGAGGAAGAAAT ATACTTGCCTGACACCATCGACGTTGTAACCAGCAGCAACCAACCAAGGTCAACTGGGTGTGAATGTTGA
- the LOC107894231 gene encoding probable 3-hydroxyisobutyrate dehydrogenase-like 2, mitochondrial, whose amino-acid sequence METPYPKPISPTQTRIGWIGIGVMGAAMASHLLSAGYSLIIYARSPSKASSLLSQGAHLAHSPHQLARQSDVVFTMVGNPQDVNQIVLQPNGILSTLNPGAVIVDHTSSSPSLARQIYASAREKGCWSVDAPVSGGDIGAREGKLAIFAGGERPVVEWLTPLLDLMGRVTYMGEAGCGQSCKIGNQIMVGANLIGLSEGFVFAEKAGLELSKYMEAIRGGGAGSMAMELFGRRMIERDFKPGAFVEYLVKDLGMGVDVVKEEEDERVLVLPGAALCKQLFSSMVANGDGKLGIQGLITVVERINGK is encoded by the coding sequence ATGGAAACTCCCTACCCAAAACCCATCTCCCCCACCCAAACTCGCATAGGCTGGATCGGTATAGGCGTAATGGGTGCTGCCATGGCTTCTCACCTCCTCTCTGCCGGCTATTCTCTCATCATATACGCCCGTTCCCCTTCAAAAGCCTCCTCTCTCCTTTCCCAAGGAGCCCATCTCGCCCACTCCCCACACCAACTCGCCCGTCAATCCGACGTCGTCTTCACTATGGTCGGTAACCCACAAGACGTCAATCAAATCGTCTTACAACCCAACGGTATCCTTTCGACACTAAATCCAGGCGCCGTCATTGTAGATCACACCAGCAGCAGTCCATCCCTTGCACGCCAGATCTACGCTTCGGCCCGCGAAAAGGGTTGCTGGTCGGTCGACGCTCCGGTATCCGGCGGTGATATCGGAGCTAGAGAAGGAAAACTGGCTATTTTCGCCGGAGGGGAAAGACCCGTGGTGGAGTGGCTAACACCCTTGTTGGATTTGATGGGTAGAGTTACTTACATGGGGGAAGCAGGGTGTGGGCAGAGTTGTAAGATTGGGAACCAAATAATGGTGGGTGCTAATTTGATAGGGTTAAGTGAAGGGTTCGTCTTCGCTGAGAAAGCAGGGCTGGAGCTGAGCAAGTATATGGAGGCCATTAGGGGAGGAGGTGCAGGGTCGATGGCAATGGAGTTATTCGGGAGGAGAATGATTGAGAGAGACTTTAAGCCAGGTGCGTTCGTGGAGTACTTGGTGAAGGATTTGGGGATGGGGGTGGATGTAGTGAAGGAAGAGGAGGATGAGAGAGTGCTGGTATTGCCAGGTGCTGCGCTGTGTAAGCAGCTGTTTTCGTCAATGGTGGCTAACGGGGATGGGAAGCTTGGTATTCAGGGACTTATTACTGTGGTGGAGAGGATCAATGGCAAGTGA